In Falco peregrinus isolate bFalPer1 chromosome 9, bFalPer1.pri, whole genome shotgun sequence, the genomic stretch ACCGTGTCCTGGGCTGCAAGTTGAGGGAGCTGATCCTTCCTTctattcagcactggtgagaccacaGCTAAAGTGCTGTGTCCAGCGCTGGCCTCCCCACTACCAGAGAGACACCGACATGCTAGAGAGAATCCTGTGAAGGGCCACGAAGACGACgaagggactggaacatctctcctatgaggcTCGGAGAGCTAGGACCGTTCagccaacagaagaaaaggctcagaaGGGATCTCACCAATGTatgtaaatacctgaagggTGGGTACAAAGAcgacagagccaggctcttctcagtggtgcgcagtgacaggaccagaggccgTGGGCACACACTGAAATGCAGGAGGTGCTGTCCGAGCATAAGGAAACACTCCTCTGCCACGAGGGTGATTGAgcactggcaccggctgcccagggaggctgtggggccTCTCTCCTTGGAGATACTTGAAAGCTACCTGGACATGGCCCTGGGACACCGGCTTGGGGTGGCCCTGCAGGCGTCCCTGCCAACCTCAACAGTTCTGTAATTCTTTATCTTCCCCAAACCCTAAGAATCAACAGCTCCTGTAAGGAGAACACACTTAGACGGAGCACTAACCCTGCCTAATAATATACTAATAACGCCTAGGTTAGTACAACTTTTACCAACTAAGCACCAGCTTTTTTTGTAGCATGGAAAAGGTCTCAGTGAAGCGAGAGGAGTAATCTGAacctctgctgctcagctgcttaTTCAGATACTGAGTAGTAATTTCTGTTCCCTCACAACCTCATTCCAGTCGGAGGTGGCAGCTCTCCCCACTGTtgttccagctgctggctctgctaTGATTTCACCTGGACGCCCTGCATTGCAGACAGCTGTTatgacacacacagagggatAATGTATCATAACAACTTCAAGGCACACATTGTCCAGTGCGTCAGAGAGCAAGtaaacaggagaaaaggaaactaACACAGAGATTGACAACACGAGGCTCGTCTCAACAAGTTATTATTCTATATACCTTTTTAGCTAAATACTACTGTTCCAGTGAAATATCTGGTCCTTGCTTCAGTAAGCTTTTTCCCCGACTTAAAAAGAAgattccttaaaagaaaaaggtcagCCTGCAatatttattggtttttttttgtttttttttaataccaccACCCTGTATTATATAACTGTAGCAAGAAAATGAGagtaaaaagtttttaaatcaCGGCGTGTTATTCAAAACATACTACCAGAATTAGACCACATATTTTATCACGCTGACCTTCCTCACTGACTCGGTAAATCCTCAGAGATACAGAATTTATTCAGATAAAACCCCACTCAGTGATAACTATGCATAAACTTAAGCATTTCAGACACACCAGCCAACTAACACAGAtatcaagaaaaagcaaattactGTGAAAAACAATCAGGGCTTAATGCTGTGTCAAAACCCCACATTGACAGTTGTGTTCTTTATCTCCTAAACACACACCCATCCTCTCCCCATTAATTTTCAGCCATTTCCCAGCAACACAGGCCTGCTGACCCACCGCCCGCCCCCCACCAGGGCACAACGCACAAGCGCGTCCAGCTGGATTCAAGACGGGCACGTAGAGAGACCGAAAGCTCGAAGGCACCCGCGGCCGaggcccccagcagcccccccggTACAGCCCGTCGCGGCCGTTCCCTGGCCGCCCTccggccgctgccgcccccagccccgacGGCACCTGCTCGTTACCCCCGGAGCTGAGGCGGGGCCCGACTCCACCGCGGTGACTCAGCACAGCCCCTGCGCCCCGCCGGGGCTCGCCCCGCGCCCTCCAGCCCCGCCAAGGGACCGGCAGCGCCTCTGGCAACCCGCGAGGGACAGggcgccccgccgcgggggcccGGCCGGCTCTGCCCGCCGCGGGGGAGCAGGAACCCGCCGGGAgcagcgccccgccgcccgcactTACCGCGCTCGCCCgagggccgggcccggccccgccgcctccgccgcctcccgccgggctgcgcggggctgccccgccCCTTCCGCCGGAAGCGAtggcggccgggcgggggcgggccggcggCAGGGCGGGGCagccggggcgcggcgggcagcgcgcGCGCGCATGCGCGCCCCCGGGGGCGGTGACCTCACTTCCTGTTGTGCTCGGGGCCCGGCgggcgcagggctgggggcggcgGTGAGTGGCGTCCGCCGTGCCGGGacggccgcggccccggggagcggggggcgcggggggagaGGGGGCTGGGCGGTGAGGGGAGGCcccgggggcgcgggcggcgcggTGACGGGGCGTGGGCGGGTCAGGCCGCGGCCCGGGAGGACCCAGCGCTGCgctgccggggctggggagcggccggggggtgcggggcggcggggctctGCCTCGGTCTGCCCGCGGGCCGGCCGTCGGCAGGGGCTGTCCCGCCGCGGCGGCAGCGCCAGCGCCAGCTCTCCCTGGCTCCGGCTCTTGTGGCGGCGTCCGGCGCGTCGCAGGGCTGCGCTcgtgcctgctgccagcacgCATACCTGCTTACCCAGTAAGAAAAAGACACTGGGTTATTTTTAACATCGGCTGCGCCTGTTCTGAGAAACCCAGAGTTTAGAGTTCACGGTAAAAAATACTGGACAAGTCTGGTCAGACGGCAGCGCGATTGCCCGCAGAAGAACGGGCATCCGTCGCACATGTCATCTCGGTTTTGTAGAGACCGTGTGTGTTTAGAGCTCAGTGTcaaatttttgtatttcagtttattctgTATGGCACAGTCGGTTACACGCTGAGAGCCATCAATGGACTTGGAAGCTaaagatgaagaggaggagagtCTGCAAACAGCTTTCAAGAAGCTGAGAGTGGATGCAGCAGGGTAAGCGAGCAACGAAAAGGACCATGGCACTTCTCAGGTTTTTCGATACATACTTACATTTGCTTTCTATTATTTTGCATCTCAAAACAAATGTCATTTGGTGAAAGGTTCCTTTCTTTCCAAGGGGAGAAAACTACATCACTTAACATGAAATGCAGTTGTTATAACTGTCTAACAGGCAAAGCAGTACTTTATTACTGACTAATTTTGACACAGTATCCAACTGAAATTAGATGGTGACTGTACAAAAACATGAAATGACTCGCCCAAAGCAGTGAACCCACTCTTAACTGTTGTAGCTGTAGTCACCATGTGTGATACAGAACTTGTTTGTCCATTCATGTAAATGCTGGTGTCTTCAGCCACATTATCGGCCTTTACTGTGGTGCACAAAAATTTGCTTGGAGAGCATCTGATAGACAGCACCAACAATCCATAGTGTGCCGGAGAGCCCAGCCTTGCTGGAAGTCATCAGGCTACATAAGAGCACTGATCGTTCCTGATTTTAGGCGATTTTGTAGAGTAAAATGTCTGCAGACATTTTTATACTAAAAACTTATTCCATAACACATGGGTATACTGATAATATGTAGGATAAGCATCTTCCTTAAAAGTAGGAGTTAAGAAAATTATGCAGTCTTAACGCTTTGTGAGGTAGTTCACTTGTAATCTTTTAGGAATTCACAAGGAATTGTCAAGAGACAACTTTGTATTGATAATTAATGTTACATTATGAATTCACCTCCACAGCCATCAATACTGCTATCGTGACTTCCTCTGCAtgttaaattatattttgctttgataCTCGTTCCCTCTACTTCAGGAGGTCTTCTgttaaatgtggaaaaatataGCTGTTCTCTAACAAGGAACTGTGCCTATTAAGCATTGTGCTTTTGATGTGTGGAATTCTGGTTGATTCCTGATGATATCTTCTTAGGCATACAAAGATCCTGTTTTGCTGGCACATGTTTTGAACAGCTCAAGTCTTGTGACTAATGCCGTAAGATCAATTTTGGGCAGTGTACTTGGGCTCTTCTGCTAGAATTTCAGCCTTGTTTCTTGCAATTTCCTATCCCGTGTTCCAAATCACACATAGAGCCATCATAAATACAGATCTGCGTGCTAAGGCGTTTCTGTTTGTTGTCTGGACCTCCAGGgccagatgtttttttttcattccctgtTTATCTGGGAaatttaatgagaaataaattagTAATCCGTCACTGTGCATTGTGCATCCACTTTTCCACTGACTCCTCCTCAGGCTGCTGCTATACGTTCCTGACTTTGCAGTTCAGATGAGTAAGAGCCTATCTTTAACAACTATTGTCTGACAAGAACATTTGGAACCTGAATTTACATTCTTTAATGTGTCATTTTGGTACAAATAGGGTATGACATCAGCCTCTGGGCATTTTGGCCTCCTTTCATTTCATCTCACCTATCTTTAGACACTTGACTGAGGTCAATATAGTAAGAGTGGTTAGATAAATCTCTGTAATAATCCTGTTTCTAACCACTGACTGTAGAGGAAGTCAAGGCTGTGAACTTAACATGTCTTAGCTAAGCATCTAAAGCAGATAGGCTGGATGTTCAATGTACAAATGAAGCAGTATGCTCAGGCATTACTGTAACGTGGCATTTCCCTTTTTTGCTCAGATGTATTGCAGCTCTGTCTGTGAGCGATGGGATGATTCTTAGAACACCAACAAGAGCAGCCATGGATGGAGGCAAGCAACAGACGGTCTGCTCAAAGGAAGCGTGGCATGGGTAAAGCATACCATTCACAGCACCATGAACGTGTTTCTGGTTTGAGACATTTAACACTGCACTTTCCAATGCAGGTTGCTGTTAATTAGTTGCTTCAACAtatcttttcttgtctttctattaaaaaactTTACCATAACTGTTTGATAATGATGTTTTTAAAGGGGATTTCAtcaaagccttttaaaaaaaatttgtctCATAGAGAGGGTACCCAAAACTTCCTTTTCCACTGATTTCCTCAGAAATCCACTTTTTTCAAGTCTTACACCTTTGCAACCCCCTCTCACCTCTTTCTtgggttattttatttctgtgttgatATACCGGGATATTTAGTGCAGTTCTGTCAGCAGCTCCAACGGGTGTCCAGGTTCTGCACTACAGTTCAATTTAGGATGACAAAGTATCATTTGCTTAACACAGGAGATTTGGGCGGAAGTACCTTTAAATAAGGGTGGTTTGTATTTGTCTTTACTTTGGGGGGGGCCTGGTTTCTTCAGACTCCTCCACTTTACCTGTCAGAGACTGTAAGTGACAGTCACCTGATttttctaagcagaaaaaaaccccaatttcTACAAGGTTTTTAGCCACATTTTAGAGCTTATTGAGCTATGGTGTGGATTCTGGAGTTACCTACCTGCTCACCCATTACAACCCTGCAGGTGTGTGAGAAAGCCTTCTAGAGGATCGGCAAGAGTACCACGTCGCAGACGCTCCAAGTCTCCCGTCCTGCATCCTCCCAAGTTTACATACTGCAATACGAAAGCCAGTAACCAGCTGAAACACAAAACCCAGGCCGACACGTCCAAGGGTAGTATCAGTTCAGACATTTTTGTTACAGCAGAATACGGTACGAAGGACAGGCACGATTCTCACTTTGAGGCCAGTGATGACAGAACTGAACCTTTGGAAGCTTTGACCACCGAAGAGCCTTTGGAGAAGCCAGGAGGGAATTGCTCTACTCTCTCCTCATCCTTTGAAACGAGCTTGCATTCTAGCCAAACCTCAGATTTCCAGTCCCTATCCATGCTTAGCAATGGCAAGCAGTGCCCTTGTACGGACAAGAAATGCCAGTGCAAGCAGTGGCGAACCATGGAAGTGTACTCTTTCTCTGGCTTACGGAGCGTCCTGTCGGAATGCGAAAAGGCAGTGCTGGGTGTCCATGCCCAGTCTCTTCAAAACAGGTCCCCTTGTGGGACAGCCTCGTCAAGTTCTCCTAGGTCCTGTTCCGAGCAAGCTCGAGCCTTTGTGGATGACGTGACCATTGAAGATCTTTCGGGATACATGGAATACTACTTATATATTCCCAAGAAAATGTCTCACATGGCAGAAATGATGTATACTTGACTGAAAGCAATAGAGCATCCTGCATCAGAGTTTGTGATAATGGTTGGATTAAATGCCTTGTCAGTGCCATGTTTTCACTGTTGTGTGTTTGATCAAATGTTTCTTTGCCTCATACAGTTTAGTTTtctaataaaatgaaaaatggaatatAGTTTCCAAGCTAGTTCTAAAAAGAATGCACTAAAGTCTGAATACCTTAACAAAAGCACTGTAGATCAAATGAACTCCCTTTGTTTTTCGGTTTGTGCTGTGGATATTCAAGCTCTGTATGCTGTTTTCACTAtgttttgggggcaggggggagccttttagggtttttttttctgaagttttgcaGTATTCAGAAGGTTCAGTCTTAATATGTCCCAGTacttagaaaaatgtttcatagcTATAGCTCTTATCTTCCTCATCCTGCTCTAGAGAGGAGAATGAGAAGGCATTTGCTATTTTGGATAGGGTGAGTCTCCTTTCATTGAACACTATTTGGCTCCTTTTTTAGTTGGATCAAATTATGAGTGCTTCCTCCTCACAAGTTTGTTGGGAGGCCCAGAATGTGCGGGTATGTGCTTGGACCTTTTTTGTAATCTAACTAGCTCACTCTTAAGCAGTTCTATTTTTTTGCAGATAAGTGAAGctcttagaagaaaaaatatattttgttatttgtgCTTTACAGATGGAATAATTTAGGGGGAAGTGAAGCAGGCTAACAGTTTTTTTGGGCCGTGCTGTCTTAGAAGTGGAGGTGGTGGAGCCATCTATACAGGTTGTTTCTGAGTATGTTTGATACACAAAGTGGTGTGGAAATAGGGTGAACAAGAAGTGTGTATCATACAGGCTGTGTGGTGTAGAGCTATAACGTTCCTTCTggttgaaaatactgaaataaagtttGTTGCTGAGACCTGGATTAATAAATGTTTGTCAAAATCCAGCAAATTAAAGACTGAATAATTTGACTTATGCTCATCTCCCctcgactttttttttttttttaaataaaaccccaaaagtaCTTTCAGTGTCAGCTGTACACACATGCTAAACAACCATGTTTGAGGTAAAATACTGCAGTTTTCATTTACGTGCTTAAAAATTAGTGGTCAGCAAGCCAAGGAGTCACAAGCAGTTGTATAAAAATAGATGACAGCAGATGCAGAGAGTTGGCTCTGTACTCTGTGCTAGAGAAGACTCAGACATTCTAGATTATAATTGCTGCCTGTAGATTTTATTCTAATCATCCCTAAAACTTACACTATGAATCCAGGAAGTTCAGATTTAGAGtttaaataaatccaaataAGTTAACATAAGTATACAACtaaaactattattttgttcttaagtGTCATGCAGTTATTTAGTATGCAATATTGGCTTGTACTCTCAAATGATTTCTAAATTTTCTTGGGGGATTTTACTGTCCCCTTTACCTTCCTTTTCCAGCACTGTCCTGCCTATTCACACACAGAACTTTGGGTTTCTTCActtccccttctttctccctACAGCAAATCCGATATAATAtgtactttgcttttaaaattaaatatttagtaCTAGttatctttgctgctgctgttttctaaaGGCTATTTCTGCTTCAGCAGAGGGTGTCAGCTTGTGTTTCTGTTCATGTGTTGGTTTTGTGCCCTCTTTGAAGTCGTTTGAAGGTATTGTTGCTAGGTGCAGTATTTCTCCCTTTTAGACACTCTTAACAATTACCCGGCCTCTTGGCGAGCATCGAGCTGGTGCCCACACATGTGAAGCCAGGGCACAGATCTTCACCATGCACAAAGGCAGTGATTTATAGCAGGTACTAGTTATGCTCACtcccctctgcagctggagccctATGAAGGGGCACAGCAAGGCTCTTTTCCCCAGAAACGTGGAGTGGCAGCCTGGATCAAGGTCACCTCATGCAGTTGTTTCTGCAGCGGAGCACAGTCCTGCTTCTCTTGAATAAAGCACGCACAAACCCCTGGAGGTGTCTAGACCTTCGAGTAGGTGTTACAGAAACCCAGTAGTGATCGGCGATGTGGGGAGGGCACGAGGCTGGTTTCAGCTGTGGAGCAGAACAACGTGCAGCAGAGTGAGGGAAGCGAGGAAATCGTGGCG encodes the following:
- the LOC101921049 gene encoding oxidative stress-responsive serine-rich protein 1-like, translating into MDLEAKDEEEESLQTAFKKLRVDAAGCIAALSVSDGMILRTPTRAAMDGGKQQTVCSKEAWHGCVRKPSRGSARVPRRRRSKSPVLHPPKFTYCNTKASNQLKHKTQADTSKGSISSDIFVTAEYGTKDRHDSHFEASDDRTEPLEALTTEEPLEKPGGNCSTLSSSFETSLHSSQTSDFQSLSMLSNGKQCPCTDKKCQCKQWRTMEVYSFSGLRSVLSECEKAVLGVHAQSLQNRSPCGTASSSSPRSCSEQARAFVDDVTIEDLSGYMEYYLYIPKKMSHMAEMMYT